ACCGCGCCGCCTTGGAAATGAATTCTTATTCCAGGAGCTTGCCGGACAAAACATCGCCGAATTCGAAAAGCATGAAATCAAGAAAATTGTCACGATCGATCCGCATGCGTACAACATTTTTAAAAATGAGTATCCGGACTTCGGTCTGGAAGCGGAAGTATATCACCATACAGAACTTCTGCATCAGCTCGTACAAGAAGGACGCTTGAAGCCGCAATACGAAGTGAACGAAACGATCACTTTCCACGACTCCTGTTACCTTGGCCGATACAACGAAGTGTACGATCCACCGCGTGAGATCTTGAAATCCATTTCCGGCGTGAAGTTGGTCGAGATTGAACGTAACCGTGAAAAAGGCATGTGCTGTGGAGCGGGTGGAGGACTCATGTGGATGGAAGAAGACGCTGGACACCGCGTCAACGTCTCCCGTACCGAGCAGGCACTGGCTGTCAGTCCGTCGGTCATCAGCTCTGGCTGTCCATACTGCCTGACGATGCTGTCGGATGGTACGAAAGCGAAGGAAGTGGAAGAAACGGTTTCTACTCTCGACGTAGCAGAAATCCTTGAAAAAGCCGTTTGTGGCGATCTGAAGGACGAACCGGCTGCATCTTAAAAAGAATATTATCCTTTAGATAATGAATGGAACACCAGTTCATGAAAACAAACAGGAGTGAAACAAAATAGTCTCTATTGCGTTTCGCTCCTATTGTTTTTCTACAATAATAAATTTGATGGAAGAATAAAAACATTCTAAAAATTGGGTGCGTTCGCACTCGAAATGAAGTACAATAAAGGTATATGGGGGACAAAATTTGTCCCTTCTCTTATGAGGATTAGTTGAGCGAGCGTTCAGTCGAAAGTCGATCAAATTTTTTTAAGGTAAATTGAAAGCGGATACAAATTGACGGATAAAACCATATAAAGGAGAGCGATGGAGATGGGGAAAACGGTTATTCTAGACGGAGCAAGAACGCCTTTTGGTAAATTCGGGGGAAGCCTCAGCAGTTTTACAGCTTCAGAGCTTGGCGGTTTCGCTGTGAAGGAAGCCTTGAAACGGGCCGGCGTAAACGGGGAAGAAGTCGAAGAAGTCATCCTCGGATCTGTTTTACAAGGGGGACAGGGGCAAATCCCTTCCCGTCAGGCATCGCGCCACGCGGGCTTACCTTGGAATGTCAAAACGGAAACGATCAATAAAGTCTGTGCATCCGGAATGCGCAGCGTCACACTGGGAGACCAGATCATCCGTGCAGGCGACGGCGAAGTGATCGTGGCTGGTGGAATGGAATCCATGTCGAACGCCCCTTACATCCTGCCGAAAGCACGCTGGGGATTCAAGATGGGAGATTCACAGGTAAAAGACCTGATGGTTCACGACGGCTTGACGTGCAGCTTCAACAACGTCCACATGGGAACGTACGGTAATGAAACAGCGAAGGAATTTGAACTATCAAGAGAAGATCAGGACGAATGGGCACTCAGAAGCCATCAAAGAGCCGTAAAAGCGACTGAAGAGGGAGTACTCGGTGAAGAAATCGTCGCCGTTGAGGTTCCGCAGCGCAAAGGAGATCCGGTTGTCGTCGCTAAAGATGAAGCACCAAGGAAAGAAACATCCATCGAAGCACTGGCTAAATTAGGACCGGTCTTCGGATCAGAAGGAACGATCACAGCCGGGAACGCTCCAGGGGTCAACGACGGAGCGGCTGCCATGGTCCTCATGAGCGAAGAAAGAGCGGTGAAAGAAGGGAAGCAACCATTAGCGACGATCCTTGGGCATACGGCCATCGCCGTTGAGGCAAAGGACTTCCCGCAAACACCAGGGCTTGTGATCAACGAGCTTCTCAAGAAAACAGGCAAATCCCTTGAAGAAATCGATCTTTTTGAAATAAATGAAGCGTTCGCAGCGGTTGCATTGACAAGCGGAAAAATCGCCGGATTGAATTCTGAAAAAGTCAATGTGAACGGTGGAGCGGTCGCCCTTGGTCATCCGATCGGAGCAAGCGGGGCACGCATCATTCTGACACTCGCATACGAACTGAAACGCCGCGGAGGAGGAATCGGGATTGCCTCGATCTGCAGTGGAGGCGGTCAAGGGGATGCGATCATGATTGAGGTGGCGAAGCAGTAGGGTGAGTTGTTGTACCAGTATACACCTGAGTTCAGCTGCTGAATTTTCGAAGAAAATCAGCAGCTGACCCACAAAAAAACCAACTAGATTACTAGTCTCATATAACAAAGGGGAGAACAAAATGAACATCAAAAATGTAATGGTCATCGGCGCCGGACAAATGGGCTCGGGGATCGCCCAGGTATGTGCACAGGCAGGATTCAACGTATACCTGAACGATTTGAAAGAAGAGTTTGTCCAAAAGGGAATGGGAGTCATCGCGAAGAATCTGACGCGTTCCGTTGAAAAAGGAAGAATGTCTGAAGAAGATAAAACAGCGACAGTGAATCGTTTGACGGCTTCAACGGATATCGAGGACGCCAAGAAGGTGGATCTTGTCATTGAAGCGGCAGTGGAAAATATGGAAATCAAAACGAAGATTTTTGCTCAGCTGGATGAGATCACGCCGGAGCATACCATCCTGGCTTCTAACACGTCTTCACTTCCGATCACGGAAATTGCGGCAGCGACGAAGCGGCCAAAACAAGTGATCGGTATGCACTTCATGAATCCGGTACCGGTGATGAAATTGGTTGAGATCATACGTGGGCTTGCGACAACAGATGAAGTGTATCAAGTGATTGAAGATATGACAAAGTCACTTAACAAAGTGCCGGTAGAGGTAGAGGATTTCCCGGGATTCGTTTCAAACCGCATCCTGATGCCGATGATCAATGAAGCGATCTACACCCTTTATGAAGGGGTGGCGAGCAAAGAGGCCATCGATGAAGTGATGAAGCTCGGGATGAATCACCCGATGGGACCTCTGACCCTGGCTGACTTCATCGGACTCGATACATGCCTCTATATAATGGAAACCCTGCACGAAGGCTTCGGTGACGATAAATACCGTCCATGTCCTCTATTGAGGAAATATGTGAAAGCAGGCTGGCTGGGTAAGAAAACGGGCCGCGGCTTCTATTCGTACGAGTGATTACGACGAACATCAGGGAGGAAACAGTCATGGAGTTACGATTCACGGAAGAGCAGCAGATGATGAGAAAGATGGTCCGGGATTTTGCCGAAACAGAAATCCAGCCGTTCATCGAGAAGATGGAAGCGGGAGAGTTTCCGAGAGATATTTTAAAAAAGATGGCTGAGCTTGGTTTGATGGGGATTACGATCCCTGAGAAGTACGGCGGATCTGAGATGGATTTCACTTCTTATATCATTGCGATTCACGAGCTGTCTAAAGTAAGCGCCACCATCGGGGTCATTTTGTCGGTTCATACGTCGGTAGGCACGAACCCGATCCTTTACTTTGGAAACGAAGAACAAAAACAAAAATATCTTCCAAAGCTTGCAACGGGTGAGTATTTAGGTGCCTTCTGCCTGACGGAGCCGAGTGCAGGATCCGATGCGAAGAGTCTCAAATCCCGGGCCGAAAAGCGTGGTGACCACTATGTGGTGAACGGATCGAAAGTCTTCATCACCAATGGTGGGGAAGCCGATACGTATATTGTATTTGCGACGACGGATTCGACGAAGGGGAGCCGCGGGGTATCGGCCTTCATCGTCGAGAAGGATACACCTGGTCTTGTGATCGGGAAAGATGAACATAAAATGGGGCTGCACGGTTCCCGGACCGTCCAGCTGACGTTTGAAGATATGAAAGTCCCTGCTGAAAACCTTCTCGGTGAAGAAGGGGAAGGCTTCAAGATCGCCATGGCGAACCTGGACGTCGGCCGGATCGGAATTGCCGCGCAGGCGCTGGGAATCGCAGAAGCGGCTTTCGATTACTCAACGGCTTATGCAAAAGAACGGGTGCAATTCGGCAAGCCGATCGCCGCCCAGCAGGGAATCGGCTTTAAGCTTGCCGATATGGCGACGGCGGTTGAGGGCTCGAAGCTTCTTGTGTACCGGGCGGCTAATCTTCGCTCCAGCAACATCTCCTGTGGGAAAGAAGCGAGTATGGCTAAGCTGTTTGCTTCGAAAACAGCCGTCGAAGTGTCGACGGAAGCGATTCAGGTTTATGGCGGATATGGGTATACGAAGGAGTATCCGGTGGAGAGGTTGTTCCGTGATGCGAAGGTGACGGAAATTTATGAGGGTACTAGTGAGATTCAGCGGATGGTGATTGGGAAGCATTTGTTGGTGTAGTGGGCTGAGTAATTAGAGCTGTTTGAAGGGTGTTTCGGGCATATATTCTTAGCGTGTCAGGCACCTGATATATAATTTGATGTTTCGTGGAGTAAAGGGGTTTGTGGCATAGCTTGTCTCTTGAGGGTGCCAGACCCGGTATGTAGTAGATATGAGGAGGAGTTTGAGATGAATTTTAAATTGTCGGAAGAGCATGAAATGATACGTAAGATGGTGCGTGATTTTGCGCGGAATGAGGTGGCTCCTACTGCTGCTGAGCGTGATGAGGAAGAGCGTTTTGATATGGATTTATTCAAGAAGATGGCGGAGCTTGGCTTGACGGGGATTCCTTGGCCGGAAGAGTACGGCGGGATCGGCAGCGACTATCTGGCGTATTGTATCGCTGTTGAAGAACTATCAAGAGTGTGTGCGTCTACAGGTGTTACCCTGTCTGCCCATACTTCGTTAGCGGGTTGGCCTGTTTATAAATTTGGTACGGAAGAGCAGAAACAGAAATACCTTCGTCCGATGGCGCAGGGTGAAAAGATCGGGGCTTACGGCTTGACTGAGCCGGGCTCGGGATCTGACGCAGGCGGCATGAAGACGACGGCCCGCTTAGAAGGAGATCACTACGTACTGAACGGCTCTAAAATTTTCATCACAAACGGTGGAATCGCGGATACGTATATCGTATTTGCCTTGACGGATCCATCACAGCGCCAGCGTGGAACGAGTGCCTTCATCGTAGAAGCAGACTTCGAAGGATTCTCCGTTGGGAAAAAAGAGAAGAAGCTTGGAATCCGTTCGTCTCCAACGACTGAGATTGTATTTGAAGACTGTAAGGTACCGAAAGAAAACATGCTTGGAAACGAAGGCGATGGCTTCAAGATTGCCATGATGACCCTTGATGGCGGCCGTAACGGGATTGCCGCTCAAGCAGTCGGGATTGCCCAGGGAGCTCTTGATGCCTCCGTTGATTATGCAAAAGAACGTGAGCAGTTCGGTAAACCGATCGCGGCAAACCAAGGGATTTCATTCAAGATCGCTGATATGGCAACATCCATCGAAGCTTCCCGTCTATTAACCTATCAAGCTGCGTGGCTTGAGTCTGAAGGTCTTCCATACGGAAAAGAATCGGCGATGTCGAAGCTGATGGCCGGTGATACAGCGATGAAAGTGACGACGGAAGCGGTTCAGATCTTTGGTGGATATGGTTATACGAAGGATTATCCTGTTGAGCGCTATATGCGTGATGCGAAGATCACTCAGATTTATGAGGGGACGCAGGAGATTCAGAGATTGGTTATTTCGCGGATGGTGACGAAGTAGGATAGCTGGGTTAAGAGAGATAGAGGGGTATCTGCTTTGTTGGGGGATGAAGCAGGTGCTGTGGAATTAGGGGTCAATGGGAGAATCGGAATATAAAGGCGGTCGGTTGTTTTGAATAAGAAGAGGGAAGTTCATGCTTCGGTTAAGGATGAGCGTTTGGTGGAAAAACGGCGTGATCAGATGATTCGCGGGGCCGTCTCTCTGTTTAAACAAAAGGGGTTTCACCGCACCACGACCAGAGAGATTGCAAAGGCCGCCGGATTCAGTATCGGAACGCTGTATGAATATATACGAACAAAGGAAGATGTCCTGTATTTAGTGTGTGACAGTATTTATGAGCAGGTTCGATTGGAGCTTGAGGAGCTGGATGTCGGTAAAGGAACGATTGAGAGCTTGAGGCTAGGCATCGCCCATTATTTCAAGGTGATGGACCGGATGCAGGATGAAGTGCTTGTCATGTATCAGGAAGCGAAATCCCTGTCTAAGGATGCTTTACCCTATGTCCTTCGCAAGGAACTTGAAATGGTCGGGATGGTGGAAGACCTGATCAAAGGTTGCGTGGAAAGCGGAAAGCTTGGGCTTGATGAAAATCAGTGCCATATGCTGGCTCAAAATGTATTCGTCCAGGGACAGATGTGGGGATTCCGTCGCTGGGCCATGCAGAAACGTTTTACACTCGAGGAATACATTGATCTTCAAATCGAATTGCTTTTTGCAGGGATCATAGGATTTGAAAAACAAGGGAGAACAGGGGGAGTAATATGAGCACGGTTGAGATTTATAAACCAAAGCACCATGTTCGTTTTGTCACGGCATCGAGCCTGTTTGACGGACATGATGCGTCGATCAACATAATGCGTCGGATTATCCAGGCAAGTGGGGCAGAAGTCATCCACTTGGGCCATAACCGTTCTGTAGAGGAAGTCGTCAATGCCGCTATTCAGGAAGATGTTCAGGGGATTGCGATTTCATCCTATCAGGGTGGACACGTGGAATACTTTAAATATATGTACGACCTTTTAAAAGAAAGAGGGGCTTCCCATATCCGCATTTATGGCGGAGGCGGCGGAGTGATCATCCCGCGTGAAATCAAGGAACTTCACGAATACGGGATCGCCCGCATCTTCTCACCTGAAGACGGACGGACTCAGGGTCTTCAAGGCATGATCAATAAGATGATCGAGGAATGCGATTTTCCTACCATCAAGGGAAGCGTGAATCAGGAAGTCGAGAAGCTTTCAACCGGAGATGTGAATACGGTATCGAAGCTGATCTCACTTGCGGAATATCAAGTCGGCGCCAATGAAGAAGTGGCAGCGACAGCCCAGACCGTTTTTTCTGAAATCAAGAGTTTGGCGAAAAAAGCGCCTGTCCTTGGAATCACGGGAACCGGTGGAGCGGGGAAGAGTTCCTTGACGGATGAACTGATCCGTCGTTTCATCAATGAACTTCCTGAAAAGAAGATTGCGATTCTATCCATCGATCCAACGAAACAAAAAACGGGTGGAGCCCTACTTGGGGACCGGATCCGCATGAATGCGATCTTCAATCCGCGTGTTTACATGCGAAGCCTTGCCACACGTGGTTCGAAGACGGAACTTTCATTGGCCATCAAGGACGCGATCAATGTCGTGAAAGCGGCAGGATATGACCTGATTGTCGTGGAAACGAGCGGAATCGGGCAGGGGGATGCGGAAATCGCCGAGATCTGTGATATGTCTATGTACGTCATGACGAGTGAGTTCGGTGCACCGTCCCAGCTGGAGAAAATCGATATGATCGACTATGCCGATCTTATCGTCATCAATAAGTTCGAGCGCAAAGGCTCTGAGGATGCGAGACGCCAGGTACAGAAGCAGTACCAGCGCAGTCATATGCTGTTTGATAAAGATCTGGATGACATGCCTGTGTACGGTACGATTGCCAGCCAGTTCAATGATCCGGGCACAAATGCTTTATTTGCAGCCATCATTGAAACGGTGAACAAGAAGATGGAGCTCGAGTGGAAAACAAGCTTCTCCAAAGACGTCGATGTTGAAAAGCAAAACGTCATCATTCCAAACAATCGCCGTTATTATCTCCGTGAAATTGCGGAAACGGTCCGCAATTATCATAAAAAAGCAGAAGAGCAGGTAAACCTGGCACGCCGTTTGTTCCAGCTTGAAGGGGCAATCGAAGCGGTCAATGAAAAAGAAACGAATGACGGGGTCGTAACGTCCCTTCAAACGTTGAAAGAAGAAGTCGAAAACAAACTGACATCAGAATCGAAACAGATTTTACAAAAATGGGATAACCTCAAAGAAACGTACAGCAAGGATCAATTCATCACAAAGATCCGCGATAATGAGATTGTCACTGAATTAAAGACAAAGAGCTTATCCGGACTCGATATCCCGAAGGTGTCCCTTCCGAAATACAAAGACTACGGTCAAATCTTGGATTGGGTCTATAAAGAGAATGTTCCGGGATCATTCCCTTATACAGCAGGAGTGTTCCCTTTCAAACGAAAAGGGGAAGATCCGAAGCGTCAGTTCGCCGGTGAAGGAACGCCTGAACGGACGAACCGCCGTTTCCACTACCTGTCGAAAGATGATGATGCGAAACGCCTGAGTACGGCTTTTGATTCTGTGACTTTATATGGGGAAGATCCGGATCACCGTCCTGACATTTACGGAAAAGTCGGGGAGAGCGGTGTGAGCATCTGTACGCTGGAAGATATGAAGAAGCTGTATGCCGGGTTTGACTTGTGTGCTCCTTCCACATCCGTGTCCATGACGATCAATGGTCCTGCACCGATCATCCTTGCCATGTATATGAACACGGCGATCGATCAGCAGATCCGCATGAAGGAAGAAGAACTCGGCCGCGTGTTGACGGTGGAAGAGTATGTGGAAGTGAAGGAACAGACCCTTCAAGTCGTCCGCGGAACGGTTCAGGCAGATATTTTAAAAGAAGATCAGGGTCAGAATACGTGTATCTTCTCAACTGAATTCGCCCTGCGCATGATGGGGGATATCCAGCAGTATTTCATCGATCACAAAGTACGGAACTATTACTCTGTATCGATTTCCGGCTATCACATCGCGGAAGCGGGAGCGAATCCGATTTCCCAGCTTGCCTTCACGTTGGCGAACGGTTTCACGTACGTGGAATACTATTTAAGCCGTGGGATGGATATCAATGCCTTTGCGCCAAACCTATCATTCTTCTTCTCGAACGGCCTCGACCCTGAGTATACGGTGATCGGACGTGTCGCACGACGCATCTGGTCGACGGTGATGAGGGATAAATACGGGGCGAATGAACGCAGTCAGAAACTGAAATATCACATCCAGACATCAGGTCGTTCCCTGCATGCCCAGGAAATCGACTTCAATGATATCCGTACGACGCTCCAGGCGTTGATGGCTCTGCAGGACAACTGTAATTCCCTGCATACGAACGCTTATGATGAAGCGATCACGACACCGACGGAGGAATCCGTGCGCCGTGCCATGGCGATCCAGATGATCATCACGAAAGAACACGGATTATCGAAAAATGAAAATCCGCTTCAAGGATCGTTCATCGTAGAAGAGCTGACGGATCTCGTGGAAGAAATGGTCCTCACGGAATTCGACCGCTTAAATGACCGCGGCGGCGTACTCGGATCGATGGAAACCCAGTATCAACGCGGCAAGATCCAAGAGGAATCCATGTTCTACGAAATGAAGAAGCATTCAGGTGAGCTTCCGATCGTGGGAGTGAACACGTACCTGAATCCGAATCCACCATCTGAAGAAGACATGGACAGCATGGAACTGGCACGTGCCACAAAAGAAGAAAAAGAAACACAAATCCATAATCTGCGGGACTTCCAATCACAACACAAAGACGAAACCGAAGAAGCCCTCACCCGCCTGAAACAGGCAGCGGTCGGCGGAGGAAACATCTTCGAACAACTCATGGAAACCGTGAAAGTCGCAAGCCTCGGCCAAATCACACGCGCCCTCTACGAAGTAGGCGGCCAATACCGACGCAACATGTAACAACGAAAAGGAAAATGAGACTACTGTACAAATGCAGTGGTCTCTTTTTTACAAATGGCTTATATTTGATGGTCAGTATGCATAGTATGAATGATGGTGGCATTAAGCTTTTTGGGTCGCGTTTCTCTCATAAAAAATTAAAAAGAAACCACAACAAGTTTAAAAACCCGCCAAACCGTCTATCCTTTATACGAAATCAACCAACTTTTAACATGAACTTAATACTTATAGGGTAAGATATCCTATATAATAAGAATTATCAGACAAGTGAACGGGGAAGTACGATACATACGTTTGGATGTGAGACTGTGAAGACCATTTTACGCTGCATACTATTCATCATCACCATATACGCCGCCATCCTTTTATATCAATTTCAACTCGGTGCCATCCCTTTTTTCCTGCTCTCTTTTTATCTATTTTATGAAGCGTTCCGGGTGATCAAAAACGGTCAGAAAGAAGAGAAGTTAGGAAATGGCAGGCCTTCCTGAAATCAAATGCGAAAAAAATGCGGGAAATACGAGATATGTCTGGCATAAAGTGATTTATATTGTTTATAATGTTGAATATGGTTAAAATTGATAATGGAGAATTTTTGCCCTTTTTTACTCTACTTAGTAGAGTGTGAAATAGAGAAAGGAAGTGCGTAAAGTGAGTCTTAAGCAATTATCCAAAGAAGAATTGCGTCAAACATCATTCATTGAATTGGCACATGAAATTTTAGTAGAGAAAAAGCAAGCGATGGCATTTGAAGAGATCGTTAGCGAAATCAAAGGTTTGCTTGAAATCTCTGATAAAGAGGTTAAGAGCCGTTTACTTCAATTCTACACGGACTTGAATATCGACGGACGTTACATCGCCATGGGGGATAACCGTTGGGGATTAAGAGAATGGTACCCGGTTGATCAAATCGAGGAAGAGACCGTTCCAACGATGAAATCCAGCAAAAAGAAAAAGGCGAAGAAGAAAGACGAAGATCTGGATCTGGATGATTTCGATGATCTGGATGATGAAGATCTGGATTATGATGATCTTGATGATGCGGACGATGATGATGATCTTACGGATGACGACGACGATGTCGATGTGGATGATGCAGACGAGGATCTGGATCTTGATGACGACGAGGAAGAGCTCGAGATCGATGAATTCGACGATGTCGACGATGAAGATGAAGACGAAGAAGATGAATTGGAAGAAGAGGAAGAGAAATAATCTCTCCCGAATCAGTATGGCTCCCGCCAGGCTTTTGGGCCTTTTGGGGGCCTTTTGATTTGCGTGAAATGAGTGAAAATTCTATCCCTTATTCTATGCTTGACTTCTACCTCTTAGGAAGGTAGTATTTTATTTGGGCTCCCTAAAAAGGGACAGATCACGTATATCACGCTCCCCTTACAAGATTGTAAGCGGGGCGTTTTTTGTTTTTATAAGAAGAATGCATTGACATGAACGGGTTGTTGCCAACCTTTCATAAGTGGAGGATCGATTCTTTCAAGACCCCTTCCATTTTTATGTATCTTGATCATAAGAGGCTGTCTTAAAGCTTGAGTATGCAGGTGAATTTATTTTAAGAGAATGGACTTGTCCTTCTTTGAACAAGATAAATTCATGACATACCTACAATAGACACCCTCTACTTTTTTTGAACCAAACTTACTTTGAAGGGGGACATATACATGACTAAGTATATTTTTGTAACAGGCGGCGTAGTGTCGTCACTAGGGAAAGGGATCACAGCAGCGTCCCTTGGAAGACTATTGAAAAACCGTGGAGTGAGCGTCACGATCCAGAAGTTCGATCCATACATCAACGTGGATCCGGGAACGATGAGTCCTTATCAGCACGGTGAAGTATTCGTAACCGATGATGGTGCTGAGACGGATCTGGACCTTGGCCACTACGAGCGTTTCGTTGACATCAACCTGACGAAATACAGCTCTGTGACAACGGGTAAAATCTATTCTACTGTTCTGAAAAAAGAGCGCCGCGGGGATTATCTTGGCGGGACTGTGCAAGTCATCCCGCATATCACAAATGAAATCAAAGAGCGCGTGTACCGTGCCGGCCGCGAAACGAATTCCGATGTCGTGATCACGGAAATCGGTGGAACGGTCGGGGATATCGAATCCCTTCCATTCCTTGAAGCGATCCGCCAGATCAAGAGTGATGTCGGCCGTGACAACGTGATGTACATTCACTGTACGCTGATTCCTTATATCAAAGCGGCGGGCGAAATGAAGACGAAACCGACCCAGCACAGTGTAAAAGAGCTTCGCAGTCTCGGGATCCAGCCAAATGTCATCGTCGTACGTACCGAAATGCCGATGACCCAGGATATGAAAGACAAGATCGCGTTATTCTGTGATATCGATAAACATGCCGTAATCGAAGCGATGGATGCAGATACGCTTTACTCAGTACCACTTGCCCTTCAGGATCAGAAGCTCGATGAAATCACGTGTCAGCACTTGAAGTTGAACTGCCATGAAGCAGACATGACCGAGTGGAATGAGCTGGTTGACCGGGTGAAAAACCTTTCCCGCAAAACAAGGATCGCCCTTGTCGGGAAGTATGTTGAATTACAGGATGCTTATATTTCTGTAGTCGAAGCCCTTCGTCATGCAGGATATCATTTCGACAGCGACATTGAAGTGAGATGGTTGAACTCTGAGCTTGTCGACAACGAAAATGTGGCAGAGAAGCTTGCTGACGTGGATGGAATCCTTGTACCAGGCGGCTTCGGTGACCGCGGTGTCGAAGGAAAGATCGCTGCGACGCAATATGCCCGTGAAAACAAGATTCCTTTCCTTGGAATCTGCCTTGGTATGCAGCTGGCATCTGTTGAATATGCGCGTAATGTCCTTGGACTTGAAGGAGCACACTCGGCTGAGCTGAATCCTGAAACGCCATATCCGGTCATCGACCTTTTACCGGAACAAAAGGATATCGAAGACCTTGGCGGGACCCTTCGTCTCGGACTATACCCATGTAAGCTGACAAAAGGTTCAAAAGCCTATGCAGCCTACGACGGGGAAGTCGTATACGAACGTCACCGTCACCGTTTCGAATTCAACAATCACTACCGAGAGCAAATGGAAAAAGCCGGCTTCATCTTCTCAGGCACAAGCCCGGATGGCCGTCTTGTGGAAATCATCGAGCTGAGCGACCACCCATGGTTCGTCGCATCTCAATTCCACCCGGAATTCACATCACGCCCGACACGCCCGCAGCCTCTATTCAGAGACTTTGTGGAAGCGTCCCTTGCGTATGGTGAGAAATAAGATTTGAATGATAGAGCCCTCCCGGTTTGGGAGGGCTTTTTTATATTGTTGGGTGATCATTTCCGGAGACCCGCCACAGAATTTTTTTAAAAAAGAATATTGACAATATTTCCACATATCGTTAATATAGCGATTATAGCAAAAGCGAACACAACCAATTTCATATTCTCTTATAAAGAGTTGGCAGAGGGACTGGCCCGATGACGCCCGGCAACCTACCGTTTTACGACGGAAAGGTGCTAAGACCTGCAGGAAGCATTTCCTGAGTGATAAGAGCACGTTTATTTATACATAAACCTCTTTTCTCTTGGGAAAAGAGGTTTTTTTATTGAAAAAAATAGAGGGGAACACCCTCGGGAGGAGAAAAGAAAGATGAAAAAAACGGCATCATTACTCGTATTAATCGCACTACTTTTCAGTTTGGCGGCTTGTCAGCCAAAGGTATCACAGGAGGCGGAAGCAGACGGTGGGGAAGCGACTTCCGATCATCCGTTAGCCAATAAAAAAATCGCCCTTATTATGCAAATCAATCTCGGGACATTTTCCGCTCAATACATAGAAGGGGTCAAGGAACAGGTGGAAAAGTTCGGGGGGAAGGTTCAAGTGTTCACTTCGGAAGGGGACCTGGCCAAAATGTCCTCTAACCTGGACGCGGCGATCAACCAGAAATTTGATGGCATTCTGATCGACCATGGAACGAAAGAAGCACTGCAATCAGGGGTGGAAAAGGCGAAAGAACAAAATATTCCGGTTGTTGTATTCGATGCGGATGTGGC
The DNA window shown above is from Rossellomorea vietnamensis and carries:
- a CDS encoding CTP synthase, whose amino-acid sequence is MTKYIFVTGGVVSSLGKGITAASLGRLLKNRGVSVTIQKFDPYINVDPGTMSPYQHGEVFVTDDGAETDLDLGHYERFVDINLTKYSSVTTGKIYSTVLKKERRGDYLGGTVQVIPHITNEIKERVYRAGRETNSDVVITEIGGTVGDIESLPFLEAIRQIKSDVGRDNVMYIHCTLIPYIKAAGEMKTKPTQHSVKELRSLGIQPNVIVVRTEMPMTQDMKDKIALFCDIDKHAVIEAMDADTLYSVPLALQDQKLDEITCQHLKLNCHEADMTEWNELVDRVKNLSRKTRIALVGKYVELQDAYISVVEALRHAGYHFDSDIEVRWLNSELVDNENVAEKLADVDGILVPGGFGDRGVEGKIAATQYARENKIPFLGICLGMQLASVEYARNVLGLEGAHSAELNPETPYPVIDLLPEQKDIEDLGGTLRLGLYPCKLTKGSKAYAAYDGEVVYERHRHRFEFNNHYREQMEKAGFIFSGTSPDGRLVEIIELSDHPWFVASQFHPEFTSRPTRPQPLFRDFVEASLAYGEK
- the icmF gene encoding fused isobutyryl-CoA mutase/GTPase IcmF, with the translated sequence MSTVEIYKPKHHVRFVTASSLFDGHDASINIMRRIIQASGAEVIHLGHNRSVEEVVNAAIQEDVQGIAISSYQGGHVEYFKYMYDLLKERGASHIRIYGGGGGVIIPREIKELHEYGIARIFSPEDGRTQGLQGMINKMIEECDFPTIKGSVNQEVEKLSTGDVNTVSKLISLAEYQVGANEEVAATAQTVFSEIKSLAKKAPVLGITGTGGAGKSSLTDELIRRFINELPEKKIAILSIDPTKQKTGGALLGDRIRMNAIFNPRVYMRSLATRGSKTELSLAIKDAINVVKAAGYDLIVVETSGIGQGDAEIAEICDMSMYVMTSEFGAPSQLEKIDMIDYADLIVINKFERKGSEDARRQVQKQYQRSHMLFDKDLDDMPVYGTIASQFNDPGTNALFAAIIETVNKKMELEWKTSFSKDVDVEKQNVIIPNNRRYYLREIAETVRNYHKKAEEQVNLARRLFQLEGAIEAVNEKETNDGVVTSLQTLKEEVENKLTSESKQILQKWDNLKETYSKDQFITKIRDNEIVTELKTKSLSGLDIPKVSLPKYKDYGQILDWVYKENVPGSFPYTAGVFPFKRKGEDPKRQFAGEGTPERTNRRFHYLSKDDDAKRLSTAFDSVTLYGEDPDHRPDIYGKVGESGVSICTLEDMKKLYAGFDLCAPSTSVSMTINGPAPIILAMYMNTAIDQQIRMKEEELGRVLTVEEYVEVKEQTLQVVRGTVQADILKEDQGQNTCIFSTEFALRMMGDIQQYFIDHKVRNYYSVSISGYHIAEAGANPISQLAFTLANGFTYVEYYLSRGMDINAFAPNLSFFFSNGLDPEYTVIGRVARRIWSTVMRDKYGANERSQKLKYHIQTSGRSLHAQEIDFNDIRTTLQALMALQDNCNSLHTNAYDEAITTPTEESVRRAMAIQMIITKEHGLSKNENPLQGSFIVEELTDLVEEMVLTEFDRLNDRGGVLGSMETQYQRGKIQEESMFYEMKKHSGELPIVGVNTYLNPNPPSEEDMDSMELARATKEEKETQIHNLRDFQSQHKDETEEALTRLKQAAVGGGNIFEQLMETVKVASLGQITRALYEVGGQYRRNM
- the rpoE gene encoding DNA-directed RNA polymerase subunit delta, producing the protein MSLKQLSKEELRQTSFIELAHEILVEKKQAMAFEEIVSEIKGLLEISDKEVKSRLLQFYTDLNIDGRYIAMGDNRWGLREWYPVDQIEEETVPTMKSSKKKKAKKKDEDLDLDDFDDLDDEDLDYDDLDDADDDDDLTDDDDDVDVDDADEDLDLDDDEEELEIDEFDDVDDEDEDEEDELEEEEEK